The following proteins come from a genomic window of Pseudomonadota bacterium:
- a CDS encoding nuclear transport factor 2 family protein → MSTEEETNVAMLRDAYTDWHNSRGGSVDHWVSLMADEIAFMSLAQGAQGVEFTKAMTSKEQVGGYFDGLCSQFEMEHFTVDEYIAQGDRVVAIGSTAWTNRATGKRVETPKVDIFRLRDGKIVSFEEYYDTAGLIACTTC, encoded by the coding sequence ATGAGCACCGAAGAAGAAACGAATGTCGCGATGCTGCGCGACGCCTACACCGATTGGCACAACTCACGTGGCGGCAGTGTCGACCACTGGGTTTCCCTGATGGCCGACGAAATCGCCTTCATGTCTCTGGCGCAGGGTGCCCAGGGGGTAGAGTTCACCAAGGCCATGACCAGCAAGGAGCAGGTTGGCGGCTATTTCGACGGGCTGTGCTCGCAGTTCGAGATGGAACACTTCACGGTAGACGAGTACATCGCCCAAGGCGATCGCGTCGTCGCGATCGGCTCGACCGCCTGGACAAACAGGGCGACCGGCAAACGCGTCGAGACACCCAAGGTCGACATCTTTCGCCTTCGCGACGGCAAAATCGTGTCGTTCGAGGAATATTACGACACCGCCGGGCTCATCGCGTGCACCACCTGCTGA
- a CDS encoding ATP-binding protein, translated as MTVGTLVFLCGKMGAGKSTRAAAIARERGAVLLSEDVWLAALYPGEIQSLDDYVARSRRLKRPLTALVQATLASGTDVVLDFAANTVAQRAWFRSLFSEVEAPHELVYIDVDDARCLEQIAQRRAEQPERAATDTEAMFRRVTAHFAPPTDAEGFNVVQL; from the coding sequence GCAAGATGGGTGCGGGCAAGTCGACGCGGGCGGCGGCAATCGCGCGTGAACGCGGGGCGGTGTTGCTGTCCGAAGACGTGTGGCTCGCAGCGCTGTACCCGGGTGAGATTCAATCGCTCGACGATTACGTGGCCCGGTCCAGACGGCTCAAGCGGCCGCTCACTGCGCTGGTGCAGGCCACCCTCGCGTCCGGCACCGACGTCGTGCTCGACTTCGCCGCCAACACGGTCGCGCAGCGGGCCTGGTTCCGCTCGCTGTTCTCCGAGGTCGAGGCACCGCACGAGCTGGTCTACATCGACGTGGACGACGCCCGGTGCCTCGAGCAAATCGCCCAGCGGCGCGCCGAGCAGCCTGAACGGGCGGCGACCGACACCGAGGCGATGTTCCGGCGCGTCACGGCACACTTCGCGCCGCCGACCGACGCAGAGGGCTTCAACGTGGTTCAGCTGTGA